The sequence CGAACGGTGTCTCGCAGCCATCGGTCGCCGATGCGGCGGCGACGCCATCGTTGACCGTCACCACCGCGCGGGCGGGGAAATTGCCGGCGGTAGCCAGCGGCCCGAAGCTGGCAAAGCCCACTTCGAACTTGCCGGCGGCAGCGGCCGGCGCGGTGACCTGCAGCAGGGTGCGCGGATCCAGGATCAACGCCGCCTCGCGATTGACGCGCGTGCCGGCCCACACCGTGCGGCCGGGCGTGCGCATCGCTTCGGCACGCAATGCATTGGTCATGGTCGGGTCGTCGAAGCGCTTGTTCTGCACGTTATCGAAGGCCTGCGAGGTGTAGACGTCCGTCAGGCCGCTGCCCGAGCCGAGCACGCCGGTGGTCTTGTTGAGGAAACCGGCAGCGCCCAGTCCGTGGCCGATCTCGTGCATCACCACGTTGAGGAAGTTGATCTGGCCCTCTGGGGTCTTGCCGTCCAGGCCCAGATACCAGCCCGAGCCGGCCAGGCAGTCATCCTTGCCCAGGTCGCCGTTGAATTGCGAAAACACATCGGCCGGGTCGGCCGGATCGGGCACCAGATCCTGCCCGGCGATCGCATCGCCCAACGCAGACGGATACAGCGTGTTGGCCTTGGCGCCCGGGAAGTTGTTGACGATCCAGTTCGGGCCGGCCTGGCCCAGGGTGCCGCCGGTGGCGGTACAGGTCAGCCGTGCGAACGAGGCGTAGACCTTGATTTCCACGTTGCTCTGCAGCACCGCGCCCCACAGGTCCATGGCGTACTGGTAGGCGATGCGACGCTGCTCACCCACCGAACGCCCGGGATTGCCGCCGAGCGGTGCCGCAGCGGTGGGGTCATTCAACCCGACAACGGTGCCGGCATCGCCATTGATCAGCGTGACATTGGCAGCCGATGCATGGAGCGGCGCCAGTGCCGCGCCCACAGCAAGCGATAACAGCAACAAGGGCTTA comes from Xanthomonas vesicatoria ATCC 35937 and encodes:
- a CDS encoding PA domain-containing protein, which produces MNKPLLLLSLAVGAALAPLHASAANVTLINGDAGTVVGLNDPTAAAPLGGNPGRSVGEQRRIAYQYAMDLWGAVLQSNVEIKVYASFARLTCTATGGTLGQAGPNWIVNNFPGAKANTLYPSALGDAIAGQDLVPDPADPADVFSQFNGDLGKDDCLAGSGWYLGLDGKTPEGQINFLNVVMHEIGHGLGAAGFLNKTTGVLGSGSGLTDVYTSQAFDNVQNKRFDDPTMTNALRAEAMRTPGRTVWAGTRVNREAALILDPRTLLQVTAPAAAAGKFEVGFASFGPLATAGNFPARAVVTVNDGVAAASATDGCETPFVNAAEVAGKVALIDRGTCAFAIKVKNAQLNGAVGVIVANNAAGVQTMGNAAPPITDITIPAIMVSQTDGARLKGAAAVVAGLYEDPDLLQGTDSAGRTRLYAPSVVAGGSTFSHFDTDLQPNALMEPFDTPEVQAHLNIDLTPALFADIGWTLNRGLTRLGNCNTLVPTVETGGLIVGANLTAESSLCKTQNAGNRFGYLNCMNDHIRELEDQGAISRLQQAATFICATKVRP